The following are encoded together in the Tripterygium wilfordii isolate XIE 37 chromosome 3, ASM1340144v1, whole genome shotgun sequence genome:
- the LOC119989261 gene encoding dual specificity phosphatase Cdc25: MARSFSYITGSQLLSLKRRPNIAIIDVRDDERSYDGHIAGSLHYASDTFTDKISSLIQEVKGKDTLVFHCALSQVRGPTCARRLASYLEELKDDTGVRSILVLERGFNGWEASGRPVCRCTNTPCKAEIA, translated from the exons ATGGCTCGCAGCTTTTCGTACATAACGGGATCGCAGCTCCTGTCTCTCAAGCGTCGTCCCAATATTGCCATTATTGATGTCAG GGATGATGAGAGGAGTTACGATGGTCATATAGCTGGATCCCTGCACTACGCGAGCGATACTTTCACTGATAAGATCTCGAGTCTAATTCAAGAGGTCAAAGGGAAAGACACCCTTGTGTTTCATTGCGCTCTAAGCCAG GTTCGTGGCCCAACTTGTGCACGGAGGTTAGCCAGTTATCTTGAAGAATTAAAGGATGATACTGGAGTGAGGAGCATTTTAGTTTTGGAACGTGGATTCAATGGCTGGGAGGCTTCTGGTAGACCAGTTTGTCGTTGCACAAATACCCCTTGTAAGGCTGAGATTGCTTAG
- the LOC119995206 gene encoding uncharacterized protein LOC119995206 has protein sequence MVCLACLLPLFLVPIVNLLPLLFDYIMGKVYAIFGWEYRKPERAPPACPYKPAANKDTPGKLVMEPLPGEALSFPKPVGSIEVMDGNGKQD, from the exons ATG GTTTGTTTGGCATGCTTGTTACCCCTCTTCCTCGTCCCGATCGTCAACCTTCTCCCTTTACTTTTTGATTATATTATG GGAAAAGTCTATGCGATTTTCGGATGGGAGTACAGGAAGCCGGAGAGAGCTCCTCCGGCGTGTCCATATAAACCTGCGGCCAATAAGGACACCCCCGGCAAA TTGGTGATGGAACCTTTACCCGGTGAAGCTTTGAGTTTTCCAAAACCAGTAGGAAGTATTGAAGTAATGGATGGCAATGGCAAGCAGGATTGA
- the LOC119986574 gene encoding ACT domain-containing protein ACR10-like produces the protein MGILYDDVVIVSPPQKEGDPTVITVNCPDKTGLGCDLCRIILVFGLSIVRGDVSTDGKWCYIKFWVVGKPTTRWSLLKKRLSGACPSCSSTSGIFYYRAELQPPKPPDVFLLTLCCYDRRGLLHDVTVALCELELTIGKVKVSTTPDGRVMDLFFVTDNRELPDKEKRRKDTCDHLKAVMKDAMISCEIEEVGPEITACSQASSFLPSAITEDVFNFRMPDEVPSRLLTSDNVSITMDNSLSPGHMLVQIICQDHKGLLYDIMRTVKDFNIQISYGRFSIKQRSSCEIDLFLMHADGKKIVDPSKQKALSSRLEMELIRPLRVAVVSRGPDVELLVANPVELSGKGRPLVFHDITLALKMLDVCIFSAEIGRCIIGDWEMEVYRILIDEGEGLPVPRSKIEEGVWKMLMGWEW, from the exons ATGGGTATTCTGTATGACGACGTAGTGATCGTCAGCCCACCACAGAAAGAAGGAGACCCGACTGTGATTACTGTCAATTGCCCTGACAAAACTGGGCTAGGTTGTGATTTGTGCCGCATCATACTCGTTTTTGGTCTTAGCATCGTCAGAGGAG ATGTATCTACGGATGGGAAATGGTGCTACATAAAGTTCTGGGTTGTGGGAAAACCTACAACTAGATGGTCTCTGTTGAAGAAGAGATTGTCTGGGGCATGCCCGTCTTGCTCCTCCACGTCTGGGATTTTCTATTACCGCGCTGAATTGCAGCCACCAAAGCCTCCTGATGTCTTCCTCTTGACTTTGTGTTGTTACGATCGAAGAGGCCTGTTACACg ATGTCACTGTGGCTCTATGCGAGCTTGAGCTTACGATTGGGAAAGTGAAGGTTTCCACTACACCAGATGGAAGAGTGATGGACTTATTCTTTGTGACAGACAACAG GGAACTTCCAGATaaggagaagagaaggaaagataCTTGTGACCACTTAAAAGCAGTCATGAAAGATGCGATGATAAGCTGTGAGATAGAAGAGGTTGGTCCTGAAATTACAGCATGTTCACAGGCATCTTCATTTCTTCCCTCTGCAATTACAGAAGATGTCTTCAACTTCAGAATGCCTGATGAAGTCCCTAGCAGATTGCTTACATCTGATAATGTTTCAATCACAATGGACAACTCATTGAGTCCAGGTCACATGCTTGTCCAAATAATTTGCCAAGATCACAAAGGTCTTCTTTATGACATAATGAGAACTGTAAAGGATTTCAACATTCAG ATTTCTTATGGACGCTTCTCTATAAAACAAAGAAGCAGCTGTGAGATTGACTTGTTCCTCATGCACGCGGATGGAAAGAAGATTGTTGACCCTAGTAAGCAGAAGGCACTATCCTCTCGTTTGGAGATGGAACTAATCCGTCCTCTCAGAGTGGCTGTCGTGAGCCGTGGTCCCGATGTGGAGTTGCTGGTTGCAAACCCAGTGGAGTTGTCTGGCAAGGGCCGACCTCTTGTTTTCCATGACATCACTCTTGCTCTTAAGATGCTTGACGTCTGCATTTTCTCG GCTGAGATCGGGAGATGCATTATTGGAGATTGGGAAATGGAAGTTTACAGGATCCTAATTGATGAAGGGGAAGGCTTGCCTGTTCCCAGAAGCAAAATTGAGGAAGGAGTTTGGAAAATGCTAATGGGTTGGGAGTGGTAA
- the LOC119995631 gene encoding heparan-alpha-glucosaminide N-acetyltransferase-like — translation MEDARRVEEGLVHRATANEDHHKVHVGDDLEKSDGGDVIKNEKEERRAAEDQAVVEQKGEEEQVVVKQKNKRVATLDVFRGLTIVLMILVDDAGGAYSRIDHSPWNGCTLADFVMPFFLFIVGAAIALALKRVPNIGDAIKKIMLRTLKLLFWGILLQGGYSHAPDDLAYGVDMKHIRWFGILQRIAVVYMFVALIEALTTKLRPAVLEPGHLSIYTAYKWQWIGGLVAFVVYMITTYSLYVPDWSFVAYSHDEAKRYTVKCGMRGHLGPACNAVGYVDREVWGINHLYSDPVWKRLKACTLSSPDSGPLREGAPSWCRAPFEPEGLLSTISAILSGTIGIHYGHVLIHFKGHKERLKQWVSMGICLLIVAIILHFTDAIPINKQLYSFSYVCFTAGAAGIVFSGFYVLIDVWGFRTPFLFLEWIGMNAMLIFVMAAQGIFAAFVNGWYYESPDKTLVNWIQKHVFNDVWKSERRGTLLYVIFAEITFWGVVAGILHKLGIYWKL, via the exons ATGGAGGATGCTAGGAGAGTAGAAGAAGGATTGGTCCATAGAGCAACTGCTAATGAAGATCATCACAAGGTTCATGTTGGTGATGACTTGGAGAAATCTGATGGTGGAGATGTCATCAAGAATGAGAAAGAGGAGAGGAGGGCAGCAGAGGATCAAGCTGTAGTTGAACAAAAAGGGGAGGAGGAACAGGTGGTTGTGAAGCAGAAGAACAAGAGGGTTGCAACCTTGGATGTATTTAGGGGTCTCACCATAGTG TTGATGATATTGGTGGATGATGCGGGGGGAGCGTATTCGCGAATTGATCACTCTCCATGGAATGGCTGCACATTGGCTGACTTTGTGATGCCATTCTTTCTCTTCATTGTTGGGGCTGCAATCGCCCTCGCACTCAAG AGAGTTCCCAACATTGGGGATGCAATTAAGAAGATAATGTTGAGAACATTGAAGCTTCTCTTTTGGGGAATATTGTTGCAAG GAGGGTACTCCCATGCCCCGGACGATCTTGCTTATGGAGTTGACATGAAGCATATCCGGTGGTTTGGAATCCTCCAG AGAATAGCTGTGGTTTATATGTTTGTGGCTCTAATTGAGGCTCTAACTACCAAACTCAGACCAGCTGTCCTTGAACCTGGACATTTGTCCATTTACACAGCATATAAGTGGCAATG GATTGGAGGGTTAGTTGCATTCGTCGTATACATGATCACAACATACTCGCTATATGTTCCAGATTGGAGTTTCGTGGCGTACAGCCATGATGAAGCAAAGAGATATACT GTAAAATGTGGAATGAGAGGACACTTAGGTCCTGCGTGCAATGCTGTTGGTTATGTGGATAGAGAAGTTTGGGGAATTAATCATCTCTATTCAGACCCCGTCTGGAAGCGATTAAAG GCTTGCACTCTTAGTTCCCCAGATTCTGGCCCACTTCGCGAAGGGGCTCCATCATGGTGCCGTGCTCCATTTGAACCAGAAGGCTTGTTGAG TACAATCTCAGCAATCCTATCAGGCACAATTGGTATTCATTATGGACATGTTTTGATCCATTTCAAG GGTCACAAGGAGAGGCTCAAGCAGTGGGTATCAATGGGAATTTGTTTACTGATTGTAGCTATCATTCTTCATTTCACGGATG CGATTCCCATCAACAAACAGTTATACAGCTTCAGCTATGTCTGCTTTACGGCTGGTGCAGCTGGAATTGTGTTCTCTGGATTCTATGTACTG ATTGATGTTTGGGGATTCCGGACGCCATTTTTATTCCTAGAATGGATAGGGATGAATGCAATGCTGATATTTGTGATGGCGGCTCAAGGTATCTTTGCAGCATTCGTAAATGGATGGTACTACGAGTCCCCTGATAAGACCCTC GTGAATTGGATCCAAAAGCATGTTTTCAATGATGTTTGGAAATCAGAGAGGCGAGGGACCCTCTTATACGTGATATTTGCTGAAATCACATTCTGGGGAGTAGTTGCAGGCATCTTGCACAAATTGGGTATATACTGGAAGCTTTGA
- the LOC119995632 gene encoding uncharacterized protein LOC119995632: MAESNGCDYSGFWRQTRNFGLQILVSRWFMLFASLLIMSVNGTGYMFGIYSGDIKSSLGYDQTTLNTIGFFKDLGGNLGVLPGLIYEVTPPWMVLSIGSVMNFFGNFMIWLAVTGRISKPHVWQMFLYICIAANSQSFPNTAALVTCVKNFPESRGSVIGLLKGFIGLSGAIITQLYHAIYGDDSKALILFIACLPTVVPLVFLRMIRIMKVVRCPGELKVFYNFLYIALGLAGFMMIIIVVQNRTSFTRTTYSFSALVVLILLFLPIAIVIKEELNSLKIKDSAENLPPPAAAAAEAATEETLGADSCLINIFNPPQRGEDYTILQAIFSIDMLIIFTATTCGVGGALAAIDNLGQIGSSLGYPKHSIATFISLVSIWNFLGRVLAGFVSESLLTKYNFPRPLMLSLVILLASVGHLLIAFAVPNSLYLNSIIMGFCLGAQLPLVSTIISEIFGLKHYSTLYNVGSVSSPVGSYIFNVKVAGKLYDREALKQMKGLGLGREAGKALNCSGVECYKMGFVIISVATLFGFLVSLVLVIRTRKFYNGDIYKRFREDAIATAEINTGNNVVPARSVEASANPAVPNISISAATNMKSIAN, encoded by the coding sequence ATGGCAGAGTCTAATGGCTGTGATTACAGTGGTTTTTGGAGACAAACAAGAAACTTTGGTTTGCAAATACTTGTGAGTAGATGGTTCATGCTGTTTGCTTCACTCCTGATAATGTCTGTCAATGGTACAGGCTACATGTTCGGAATATACTCCGGCGACATCAAGTCATCTTTAGGCTATGATCAAACCACCCTCAACACAATCGGATTCTTCAAGGACTTGGGTGGCAATTTAGGAGTCTTGCCGGGGCTAATCTATGAAGTTACACCTCCATGGATGGTTCTCTCAATTGGTTCAGTCATGAACTTCTTTGGCAACTTCATGATCTGGCTCGCGGTCACTGGTCGAATTTCCAAGCCCCATGTATGGCAGATGTTTCTGTACATCTGCATTGCCGCGAATTCGCAGTCTTTTCCCAATACTGCTGCATTGGTTACTTGTGTCAAGAACTTCCcagaaagtagaggcagtgtgATAGGGCTTTTGAAGGGGTTTATTGGTCTAAGTGGAGCAATTATCACACAACTTTACCATGCTATTTATGGTGATGACTCAAAAGCTCTGATATTGTTCATTGCTTGTCTTCCTACTGTTGTTCCCTTAGTTTTTCTTCGAATGATTCGGATAATGAAGGTTGTTCGATGCCCGGGAGAGCTCAAAGTTTTCTACAACTTCCTCTATATCGCGCTTGGCCTTGCTGGATTCATGATGATCATCATTGTTGTGCAGAACAGAACCAGCTTTACTAGAACAACATACAGTTTTAGTGCTTTAGTAGTTCTCATATTGCTTTTTCTCCCAATCGCGATCGTTATCAAAGAAGAACTCAATAGTCTGAAAATCAAGGATTCGGCTGAAAATCTACCAccaccagcagcagcagcagcagaagcaGCAACAGAAGAAACATTGGGGGCAGATTCTTGTTTGATCAACATCTTCAATCCACCACAAAGAGGAGAGGACTATACAATACTTCAAGCAATTTTCAGTATTGACATGTTGATTATCTTCACTGCAACAACTTGTGGCGTTGGCGGGGCGTTAGCTGCGATTGACAATTTGGGGCAGATAGGGAGCTCATTAGGCTACCCAAAACATAGCATTGCGACCTTCATATCACTAGTGAGCATATGGAATTTCCTAGGCCGGGTTCTGGCCGGATTTGTTTCCGAATCCTTATTGACAAAGTATAATTTTCCTAGGCCACTCATGCTTAGTTTGGTGATCCTGCTAGCTAGTGTTGGTCATCTTTTGATAGCTTTTGCAGTCCCAAATTCTCTCTACTTGAATTCAATCATCATGGGTTTCTGCCTTGGAGCACAACTGCCATTAGTGTCAACTATTATATCAGAAATATTTGGGCTTAAACACTACTCCACATTGTACAATGTAGGGTCAGTTTCAAGCCCAGTTGGGTCCTATATTTTCAATGTGAAAGTGGCTGGTAAGCTTTATGACAGAGAGGCTTTGAAGCAAATGAAAGGTTTGGGACTTGGTAGGGAAGCAGGGAAGGCCTTGAATTGTAGTGGAGTTGAGTGTTACAAAATGGGTTTTGTTATAATCAGTGTTGCAACATTGTTTGGGTTTCTGGTTTCTCTAGTTTTGGTGATTAGAACAAGGAAATTCTACAATGGAGATATCTACAAGAGGTTCAGAGAGGATGCCATTGCCACAGCAGAGATTAACACTGGAAATAATGTAGTTCCTGCAAGAAGCGTAGAAGCCTCAGCAAATCCAGCAGTGCCCAACATCAGCATCTCTGCAGCAACTAACATGAAATCAATAGCTAATTAG
- the LOC119992247 gene encoding serine/threonine protein phosphatase 2A 57 kDa regulatory subunit B' beta isoform-like, translated as MFKKIIKGTGHRKHSKSDGNDSYGYGPPGTRNSGSNVVVNHASRASGPNSGNIVPTATATPPMVSVESLPLFRDVPVSERQILFLRKLQLCCFQFDFSDTLKTVVEKEIKRQTLLELVDFIQSGSGKITETCQEEMIRMVSVNVFRCLPPASHENTGQENTDPDEEEPYLEPSWPHLQLVYELLLRYVVSSDTDTKIAKRYIDHSFVLKLLDLFDSEDPREREYLKTILHRIYGKFMVHRPFIRKAINNIFYRVIYESARHSGIGELLEILGSIINGFALPMKEEHKLFLFRALIPLHKSKPVSMYHQQLSYCITQFVEKDYKLADTVIRGLLKYWPVTNCQKELLFLGELEEVLEATQSAEFQRCMVPLFRQIARCLNSSHFQVAERALFLWNNEHIVSLIAQNRNVILPIIFEALEKNIKSHWNQAVHGLTVNVRKMFLEMDTELFEECQNQYTEKESRASEVEEQRELNWKRLADVAAQREGMDMVSV; from the exons ATGTTTAAGAAGATCATTAAGGGAACTGGGCATCGCAAGCACTCCAAATCGGACGGGAATGATTCGTACGGGTATGGGCCACCCGGCACCCGCAACTCGGGGTCCAATGTGGTGGTGAACCACGCATCCCGGGCGTCCGGCCCAAATTCCGGAAATATAGTGCCAACTGCGACGGCAACACCACCCATGGTATCGGTGGAGTCCCTTCCTCTGTTTCGCGATGTGCCAGTCTCGGAGAGACAAATTCTTTTCCTGCGGAAGCTGCAGCTTTGTTGTTTCCAATTTGATTTTTCTGATACATTGAAAACGGTCGTTGAGAAGGAAATTAAGAGGCAGACTCTATTGGAATTGGTGGACTTTATTCAATCTGGGTCGGGTAAAATCACAGAGACTTGTCAGGAAGAGATGATAAGGATGGTGTCAGTAAATGTTTTCCGGTGCTTGCCTCCTGCGTCCCATGAAAACACTGGGCAAGAGAACACTGATCCCGATGAGGAGGAGCCTTATCTGGAGCCGTCATGGCCTCATTTGCAGCTTGTTTACGAGTTACTTCTAAGGTATGTTGTGTCATCTGATACAGATACCAAGATCGCTAAGCGATACATTGATCACTCATTCGTGTTGAAACTGCTTGATTTGTTTGATTCTGAGGACCCTCGTGAGAGGGAGTATTTGAAAACAATTCTGCATCGTATTTATGGTAAGTTTATGGTGCACCGCCCCTTTATTAGGAAGGCAATTAACAATATATTCTACCGAGTTATATATGAGAGTGCCAGGCACAGTGGAATTGGGGAGCTTTTGGAGATTCTTGGGAGTATTATTAATGGTTTTGCACTGCCCATGAAAGAGGAGCATAAGTTGTTTCTTTTTCGGGCATTGATACCCCTCCATAAATCAAAGCCGGTTTCTATGTATCATCAGCAGCTGTCTTACTGCATTACACAGTTTGTTGAAAAAGATTATAAGCTAGCAGATACGGTTATAAGGGGACTGTTGAAGTACTGGCCTGTGACCAACTGCCAGAAGGAACTTCTCTTCTTGGGAGAACTTGAAGAAGTGCTTGAGGCTACACAGTCTGCAGAATTCCAACGCTGCATGGTTCCTCTTTTCCGACAGATTGCTCGCTGCCTTAATAGCTCCCATTTTCAG GTTGCTGAACGAGCCCTCTTTCTGTGGAATAATGAACATATAGTGAGCTTGATTGCACAAAACCGGAATGTCATATTGCCAATCATTTTTGAGGCATTGGAGAAGAATATCAAGAGTCACTGGAACCAGGCAGTTCATGGCCTGACTGTCAATGTTCGGAAAATGTTTTTGGAAATGGATACTGAATTGTTTGAAGAGTGTCAGAACCAGTATACAGAGAAAGAATCCAGGGCCAGTGAGGTGGAAGAGCAGCGGGAGTTGAACTGGAAGAGACTGGCGGATGTAGCGGCACAGAGAGAGGGAATGGATATGGTTTCAGTTTAA
- the LOC119992261 gene encoding uncharacterized protein LOC119992261, whose amino-acid sequence MSRKGGAELQKDAPWRVSTGKPVPKIHHSPVLRISQNPYSNYAIAVMKHPNPIGDGLATEAVVESAGPDCIVPGQIMPVKLLGVKVWPISVDLKFLEPVGRELKLLGKFMDDAVTLMNKSFIDR is encoded by the exons atgTCGAGAAAAGGTGGAGCTGAGCTGCAAAAGGATGCGCCATGGCGGGTTTCAACCGGAAAACCCGTCCCCAAGATACACCATTCCCCTGTTCTCCGCATATCCCAAAATCCTTATTCCAATTATGCCATCGCCGTCATGAAG CACCCGAACCCGATAGGAGATGGGTTAGCAACGGAAGCAGTGGTGGAGTCTGCAGGACCTGATTGCATTGTACCAGGCCAGATAATGCCCGTTAAATTACTTGGGGTCAAG GTATGGCCTATCAGTGTCGACCTGAAATTTTTGGAACCAGTTGGACGAGAACTTAAGTTGTTGGGAAAG TTCATGGACGATGCAGTTACTCTCATGAACAAATCATTCATTGACCGGTAG
- the LOC119992270 gene encoding transcription factor MYB27: MAYHTAMHEENLRKGPWLEEEDERLITYVTLLGERRWDSLARSSGLKRSGKSCRLRWLNYLRPNIKHGDISAEEEQIIVQLHKRWGNKWSRIARSLPGRTDNEIKNYYRSHLRKKLEALEQEKFPKQGNLFEKGEDGTYELNAEDGSESITEVSTGTRFSDSHSLPNYAVASSSPYEIRLSEWIMGMPDDQSEVQHHSYSDNSLDCSASFSYSAWNSEERDVSTAWDCSGNLWNIES; encoded by the exons ATGGCTTACCATACGGCCATGCATGAAGAAAACCTGCGAAAAGGGCCTTGGCTTGAAGAGGAAGATGAGCGGTTGATAACATATGTGACACTCCTGGGGGAACGGCGATGGGATTCTCTGGCGAGATCTTCTG GGTTAAAGAGGAGTGGCAAAAGTTGCAGGTTACGGTGGCTGAACTATCTGCGACCCAATATTAAGCATGGTGACATAAGTGCTGAAGAAGAGCAGATCATCGTTCAACTTCACAAGCGATGGGGCAACAA GTGGTCAAGGATTGCTAGAAGCCTACCTGGAAGAACTGATAATGAGATTAAAAACTATTACAGAAGCCATTTGAGAAAGAAACTAGAAGCTCTGGAACAAG AAAAATTTCCCAAACAAGGTAACTTGTTCGAGAAAGGTGAAGACGGTACCTATGAACTAAACGCTGAAGATGGGTCCGAAAGTATCACAGAAGTTAGCACAGGAACTCGTTTTAGTGATAGTCATTCACTACCAAACTATGCAGTTGCTAGCTCATCACCATATGAAATTCGGCTATCAGAATGGATAATGGGAATGCCAGACGATCAAAGTGAGGTACAGCACCATAGTTACAGTGACAATTCCCTAGATTGTAGCGCATCTTTTTCTTACTCGGCTTGGAATTCTGAAGAGAGGGATGTTAGTACGGCGTGGGACTGTTCAGGGAACCTCTGGAACATAGAGAGTTGA
- the LOC119985758 gene encoding probable pectate lyase 12, producing MSQWTCIVLISLLSSFSSLGRAMFNRTALIPHPNPEEVAQEVQRRVNASVSRRQTLQLTQDDQSNCLTGNPIDDCWKCDPDWSNNRQGLADCAIGFGQYAMGGKNGEYYVVTDSSDNDAVTPKPGTLRYAVIQPEPLWIVFPTNMHIKLSQELIFNSYKTLDGRGANVHITGGGCVTLQYISNIIIHNIHIHHCVQSGEANVRSSPTHFGWRTESDGDGISIFGSKDIWIDHCSLSHCKDGLIDAVMGSTGITISNNFFSHHNEVMLLGHSDEYKPDSGMQVTIAFNHFGEKLVQRMPRCRRGYIHVVNNDFTQWEMYAIGGSGSPTINSQGNRYTAPFDHNAKEVTKRVETGEGEWRDWNWRSEGDIMVNGAFFVASGQGVEVKYEKAYSVEPKSAVLIDHLVMHAGVLGVGGRDNNLGKWGTGPNGGEAGLGTDDDYTDDYSGTGRNNMNRYDAALSSIFIPMTCLLISFTLPLTSLL from the exons ATGTCCCAATGGACCTGCATTGTCTTGATTTCTCTTCTGAGCTCATTTTCCTCACTTGGAAGAGCAATGTTTAACCGTACTGCTCTCATTCCTCATCCGAACCCGGAAGAAGTAGCCCAAGAAGTTCAGAG GAGAGTAAATGCTTCTGTTTCTCGAAGACAGACCCTACAACTAACCCAAGACGACCAATCTAATTGCCTTACCGGGAACCCAATTGACGATTGTTGGAAATGTGACCCAGATTGGTCCAACAACCGTCAAGGGCTAGCCGATTGTGCAATTGGGTTTGGACAGTATGCGATGGGCGGCAAGAACGGTGAATACTATGTTGTCACAGACTCGTCCGATAATGATGCGGTCACTCCTAAACCGGGCACATTGCGTTATGCGGTGATACAGCCTGAGCCTTTGTGGATTGTTTTCCCTACTAATATGCACATCAAGCTCTCTCAAGAGCTCATTTTTAATAGCTACAAGACCCTTGATGGTCGTGGGGCTAATGTGCACATTACTGGTGGTGGGTGCGTCACTTTGCAGTATATAAGCAATATCATCATACACAACATCCACATTCACCATTGTGTGCAGTCAG GAGAGGCTAATGTGCGGTCGAGCCCAACCCACTTCGGATGGCGCACTGAATCAGACGGTGATGGGATCTCAATCTTTGGGTCGAAAGACATATGGATAGACCACTGTTCCCTCTCACACTGCAAGGACGGCCTGATTGATGCTGTGATGGGTTCCACGGGAAtcacaatttcaaataacttttTCTCACATCATAACGAGGTGATGCTGTTGGGTCACAGCGATGAATACAAGCCGGACTCTGGTATGCAAGTCACCATAGCTTTTAACCACTTTGGGGAGAAGCTGGTGCAGAGAATGCCCAGGTGCAGACGCGGCTACATACACGTCGTCAACAACGATTTCACCCAATGGGAGATGTATGCCATCGGTGGCAGCGGTAGCCCAACCATTAATAGCCAGGGCAATCGCTACACTGCTCCCTTCGATCATAATGCCAAGGAG GTGACGAAGAGAGTGGAGACAGGAGAAGGGGAATGGAGGGACTGGAATTGGAGATCAGAGGGAGACATAATGGTTAATGGAGCGTTCTTCGTGGCATCAGGGCAGGGTGTGGAGGTCAAGTACGAGAAGGCCTACAGTGTGGAGCCCAAGTCAGCTGTCCTCATTGACCACCTCGTCATGCACGCCGGGGTCCTCGGAGTTGGTGGCAG GGACAACAACTTGGGAAAATGGGGGACAGGACCCAATGGCGGCGAAGCTGGATTGGGAACAGACGATGACTACACAGACGACTATTCTGGGACTGGGAGAAACAACATGAATAGATATGATGCTGCTCTTTCTTCCATTTTTATTCCAATGACATGCTTGTTAATTTCATTCACTCTACCATTGACATCCCTGTTATAA
- the LOC119995449 gene encoding zinc finger MYM-type protein 1-like, which translates to MEYNNLKESCIKLEAALTHGNKSDISSDDLISELQVLIIYLPAGTETAIQVLEFVESLNCLPNVSIAYRILLTVPVTVASAERSFSKLKLLKNFLRSTMSQERLNGLAILCIEKHMLNKCDFEVVIDDFASQNVVRSKIFM; encoded by the coding sequence ATGGAATACAACAATTTGAAAGAATCTTGTATCAAGCTCGAAGCTGCTCTAACACATGGCAACAAATCAGATATTAGCTCCGATGACTTGATTAGTGAATTGCAAGTGTTGATCATTTATTTACCTGCAGGAACAGAGACAGCCATTCAAGTTCTTGAGTttgtggaatctttgaattgttTACCAAATGTTTCTATAGCTTATAGAATTTTATTAACTGTTCCAGTAACTGTTGCATCagcagagagaagcttttctaaGCTAAAATTGTTGAAAAACTTTTTGAGATCAACTATGTCACAAGAGAGGTTGAATGGATTGGCCATCTTATGCATTGAAAAGCATATGTTGAATAAGTGTGACTTTGAGGTTGTTATTGATGATTTTGCTTCTCAAAATGTTGTGAGGTCTAAGATATTTATGTGA